One segment of Calypte anna isolate BGI_N300 chromosome 4A, bCalAnn1_v1.p, whole genome shotgun sequence DNA contains the following:
- the AASDH gene encoding beta-alanine-activating enzyme, producing the protein MSSSLKASTMGSFLSLERGTGDYASEMTLQELVNQAASLYSDRTAVWFDECNDKPPTCYTYATVVKLAMELTVFLQKHCGLQGKCEIGLYCYPGINLPSWILGILQVPAAYCPVDPDAPPLLSSYFMKKSNLQFILVENDKRNKFQMSHLGWFYHNSSTIEHIGLTLFQKGLSDADLNSQVDNVKSKYELSKPVGDSQPGHTICPDQTDVETSEGAYMDFLQKYSLAYVLHTSGTTGMPKIVRVPHKCIVPNIQHLKSLFEITEDDVLFLASPLTFDPSVVELFLALASGASILVVPNTIKMMPVELSAALFHHHHVTVLQATPTLLRRFGAHIIKSTVLSANTSLRVLALGGEAFPVLNLLKSWKHKENKTSIFNLYGITEVSSWATCYKIPEEVFSPDYRTDFPVPLGSPLLGTKVEVRDASGSAVLEGEGQIFIGGEERVCFLDDEIAVPVGTMRETGDFARVQNAKLFFLGRKDNQIKRHGKRFNIECLQQAAEDLCQVEACAVTWYQQEKLILFVVPKDDFEERETLKELQKCLPAHAVPDELVLIKALPLTSHGKVDISELNKIYQNHLNSRRRDSKLSGAEELWERLQYLWKSVLGLLGDSPGIPKDAVFLYSGGDSLKALRFYDEIEMLVGRAVPGLLEVILSCSIEDVYRHILKILFPDKGQLMNHGNVLKRKLSGNSGEDFQGKYIKQKSEGGPEVTSELISFIALSRGNIIFPMNFTKSFLHPSNTVQVGVELLQQPTFLHFNTPCIMKSPMEGYEMENKILTVTSMENKTDCCSVEQIHAGCSQVTTAELALCIRWKSNTRKCVDASPLIVIPSKEEVSASVYVGSHSHAMQAIDLELGGIKWEKNLGDRIESSACISKCGNFIVVGCYDGLVYVLQSRDGEIHWTFVTEDSVKSSAVVDPSSGLVYIGSHDQHVYALDIYEKACIWKLHCEGGAVFSSPCLSSSPHHLYVATLGGLLLAVNPVMGNKIWKSFLGKPLFSSPHCNGKYVCVGCVDGNLYCHTHSGEKVWQFPTNGPVFSSPCISGLTEQEIFFGSHDCCIYCCNMKGNLLWKFEATSRVYGTPFIFQSDELKNKILLAAVSTDGKVWILNAKNGTAEGVEKLPGEVFSSPVVWGTKLVVGCRNDYVYCLDLYIRGKKEQLRC; encoded by the exons ATGAGCAGTTCCCTCAAAGCTTCCACAATGGGAAGCTTCCTTTCCTTGGAAAG GGGAACTGGAGATTATGCATCTGAGATGACTCTGCAGGAGCTTGTGAATCAGGCAGCCAGCCTGTACTCTGACAGGACAGCAGTTTGGTTTGATGAATGCAATGACAAACCTCCAACTTGCTACACATATGCAACGGTGGTAAAGCTTGCCATGGAATTAACAGTTTTCCTTCAAAAGCACTGTGGTCTGcaaggaaaatgtgaaatagGCCTTTACTGCTATCCTGGAATAAATTTACCATCTTGGATCTTAGG AATTCTTCAAGTTCCAGCTGCCTATTGTCCTGTTGATCCAGATGCACCACCTCTGTTATCCTCTTACTTCATGAAGAAAAGCAATCTTCAGTTTATTCTTGTTGAGAATGACAAGAGAAAT aAATTCCAGATGTCTCATCTTGGTTGGTTTTACCACAATTCTTCCACAATAGAACATATTGGCTTAACTCTCTTCCAAAAGGGCTTGAGTGATGCTGATTTAAATTCACAAGTGGATAATGTGAAAAGTAAATATGAGCTTTCCAAGCCTGTGGGTGACTCACAGCCAGGACATACTATTTGTCCAGATCAGACAGATGTAGAAACATCAGAAGGGGCATACATGGATTTTCTCCAGAAATACTCTCTGGCATATGTCTTGCATACATCAGGAACTACAGGAATGCCCAAAATAGTCAGAGTGCCTCATAAATGTATAGTACCAAATATTCAGCATCTAAA ATCCCTATTTGAGATCACAGAAGACGATGTGCTCTTCCTGGCTTCTCCTCTAACATTTGACCCATCTGTGGTTGAACTGTTCCTTGCTTTGGCAAGTGGAGCCTCTATTCTTGTAGTACCAAACACTATTAAAATGATGCCTGTGGAGCTGTCTGCTGCTCTGTTTCACCATCACCATGTGACAGTGTTGCAG GCAACTCCAACACTTCTCAGAAGGTTTGGAGCTCACATTATTAAATCAACAGTGCTGTCTGCAAATACTTCACTCCGTGTCTTAGCCCTGGGTGGTGAAGCATTTCCCGTACTGAACCTCTTGAAAAGTTGGaagcacaaggaaaacaaaacaagtatttttaatcTATATGGTATTACTGAAGTGTCAAGCTGGGCCACTTGCTACAAGATTCCTGAAGAGGTTTTTAGTCCTGATTATAG AACTGATTTCCCTGTACCTCTGGGATCACCGCTCCTTGGAACAAAAGTTGAGGTCAGAGATGCCAGCGGTTCTGCAGTTCTGGAAGGCGAGGGACAAATATTTATAG GTGGTGAAGAACGTGTCTGCTTCCTTGATGATGAAATAGCTGTACCTGTGGGTACAATGAGAGAAACAGGGGATTTTGCAAGAGTGCAGAATGCAAAGTTGTTCTTCTTGGGTCGGAAGGACAATCAGATTAAACGGCACGGCAAGCGTTTTAATATTGAATGCTTGCAGCAG gCTGCAGAAGATCTTTGTCAGGTGGAAGCTTGTGCAGTGACCTGGTATCAGCAAGAAAAACTTATCCTGTTTGTTGTACCCAAAGATGACtttgaagagagagaaacactTAAAGAACTCCAGAAATGTCTACCAGCTCATGCAGTTCCTGATGAGCTTGTACTCATTAAAGCTTTGCCTTTAACATCACATG GCAAAGTTGATATATCTGAACTGAACAAGATTTACCAGAACCATCTAAACTCCAGGAGGCGTGACAGTAAActgagtggagcagaggaatTGTGGGAAAGATTGCAGTATTTATGGAAG tctgttttGGGCCTCCTGGGTGATTCCCCTGGAATTCCTAAAGATGCAGTATTTCTGTACAGTGGTGGAGACTCCTTAAAGGCTCTACgattttatgatgaaattgAGATGTTAgtaggcagagctgtgcctggaCTCCTTGAAGTTATTCTCAGCTGCTCAATTGAAGATGTTTATAGACATAttcttaaaattctgtttccagATAAAGGCCAATTAATGAATCACGGTAatgttctgaaaagaaaattaagtggGAACAGCGGAGAGGACTTCCAgggaaaatatattaaacagaAATCTGAAGGAGGTCCCGAGGTCACTTCAGAACTAATTTCATTTATTGCACTAAGCAgaggaaatattattttcccCATGAATTTCACCAAGTCTTTTCTGCACCCCAGTAATACAGTACAGGTAGGAGTGGAACTGCTGCAGCAACCaacttttctgcattttaatacTCCATGTATAATGAAAAGCCCCATGGAAGGGTATGAAATGGAGAACAAGATTTTAACAGTTACGagcatggaaaataaaactgactgTTGCTCTGTAGAGCAGATCCATGCAGGATGTAGTCAGGTAACAACAGCAGAGTTGGCATTATGCATAAGATGGAAGTCAAATACAAGAAAATGTGTTGATGCTTCACCATTGATTGTTATACCATCTAAAGAAGAAGTGTCTGCATCTGTGTATGTGGGCTCTCATTCTCATGCAATGCAGGCGATTGATCTGGAATTGGGAGGAATAAAATGGGAGAAGAACCTTGGAGATCGTATTGAATCTTCTGCCTGCATATCTAAGTGTGGAAATTTCATTGTTGTTG GTTGCTATGATGGCTTAGTATATGTGCTTCAAAGCAGGGATGGAGAAATCCACTGGACTTTTGTCACAGAAGATAGTGTGAAAAGCTCTGCAGTTGTAGACCCTTCCAGTGGACTGGTCTACATTGGATCCCATGACCAACATGTGTATGCTTTGGATATTTAT GAAAAAGCTTGTATATGGAAGTTACATTGCGAAGGTGGAGCTGTCTTTTCATCTCCTTGTCTAAGTTCTTCTCCACATCATCTTTATGTTGCTACACTAGGAGGACTATTACTGGCTGTAAATCCA GTGATGGGGAATAAGATTTGGAAGAGCTTCCTGGGAAAACCACTTTTCTCATCTCCTCATTGCAATGGGAAATATGTTTGTGTTGGGTGTGTGGATGGAAACTTATACTGTCACACTCATTCTGGAGAAAAG GTTTGGCAGTTTCCCACGAATGGGCCAGTGTTTTCATCCCCGTGCATCTCTGGTTTAACCgagcaagaaatattttttggcTCCCATGATTGTTGTATCTACTGTTGTAACATGAAGGGTAATTTACTGTGGAAATTCGAAGCCACTTCACGTGTATATGGAACACCATTCATTTTCCAAAGTGATGAGTTAAAGAACAAAATTCTTTTGGCAGCAGTATCTACAGATGGCAAAGTGTGGATCCTAAATGCCAAGAATGGAACAGCAGAAGGAGTAGAAAAACTTCCAGGAGAGGTTTTCTCTTCCCCTGTAGTATGGGGAACAAAGCTTGTTGTTGGCTGCAGAAATGATTATGTTTATTGCCTAGATTTGTatataagaggaaaaaaggagcagCTAAGATGTTAG
- the CRACD gene encoding cancer-related regulator of actin dynamics — protein sequence MGSRAFSHDSIFIPDGRTESEQAIQAMSQENVLGKVKTLQQQLGKNIKFGQPPQMTISVRTMGEANTGIEEDVLLSSPMEIETQQQDTLLSDSSNKSTRTPDMWRTMTLAGTEHELEEKVPPVKSSRPKRQFSCSGTIETINLDSVPQAVARLDNSAAKHKLAVKPKKQRMSRKHKRLTKGSQSLTITEFEPEDLEPELYGDRYPGYNGHIIADKLIQNRDEQKQIHLAEEKRIEDHWGILEAERIRQIVEMEEQREMEEQRCQELEQMKKEQERRHCEDERKQYVLEEETASETEEQTCHKEERRLLQDGKRQELEKRREKELEEQQRQNLEEQRQWEWQKQQRQELEEQKHQEWEEQQRQELDDQKRQEWVEQQRQELEKQKRQEWVEQQRQELEKQKRQEWVEQQRQELEKQKRQEWVEQQRQELEEQKRQEWVEQQRQELEEQKRQEWEWVEQQRQELEKQKHQEQEEQKRRELEVQRHREWEEQQRQKLEEQKHQEWVEQQRKELEEQKRQEQEEQRHQLEEQKHQEWEEQRRKELEERQRQELEEHKRLQQKELRQHEIEKQYQEKEEGNWLKEQKELKEQNKEENQRQELEEEQLQGAEIKIKLEKEAESLKQQKKQEEQKPHLKEKGEKIENDQPHQVMDKKNKLEEQRKRKFTRQMHMESADTVLQDELKQQKEQNEQEWNKLEEQEVNTEGQNLPQTQPKKFLEQQQDEDQLHSGGADQHPVEQNLQEGSKSSNLKQTEKGNKTAEEVLAQKLKREVEAQEQKRIGEELRWQEVDERQTTSRPFTFQVSSGDKQIIFQKVNLSPVMPVKGAGLSSPSTKDYRMQASSKGSHTLPSSVCVPHTAILVTGAQLCGTAVNLNQIKDTACKSLLGLTDEKKTMDIPSPEKAQKKKQDPKPSSSRMKYAQETLNNQAVLAEWASIRSRILKSAENGKYNERVSVCRHSDDWTPRGRGGSHGNLRKTLSANAKFSITPAWQKFSEASKANSDAENVSAAKGSETVAANRITGSSTDSKEDVAPTLKDNVAEKAKEKIETQSEMADNTEGCKYAKDLPSFLVPSFPHSPGKELPQAELPSAVENQQNNGTNPPDKPAPNGEENVSPFGIKLRRTNYSLRFHYDQQAEQRKKKRYSAGDSFDGVPDPLGTAEGENESTVFAPQESTSPGMGRVNVPDNLKDSKDSPVTVLEASQPVGSPVVLPSTGQSALPPAIKSLAPQKPALAPKPTSQTPPSSPLSKINRSNLADALGQRLVKAESDGGWKKEGTANAVLPTPSNEYKNEEEEIREKKSFFPSLSIPWREKNEKKPEPLKKEKPVLQSRHSLDGSKLMEKVETSQPLWITLALQKQKGFREQQATREERRQAREAKQAEKLAREMAAASNQSDNKSNNSKTSTLQKSTTQEGEKKTETAVSRLERREQLKKSNTLPTSVTVEISDSVPSTPLAKEVAKRFSTPDANPVSTEPAWLALAKRKAKAWSDCPQIIK from the exons TCCACCAGAACTCCAGATATGTGGAGAACAATGACTTTGGCTGGAACAGAACatgaactggaagaaaag GTCCCTCCAGTCAAATCATCTCGACcaaaaagacaattttcttgTTCTGGCACAATTGAAACAATCAATTTGGATTCAGTTCCCCAGGCTGTTGCTCGTCTAGACAACAGTGCTGCTAAACACAAGCTGGCAGTGAAGCCAAAAAAACAGAGGATGTCCAGAAAGCACAAGAGATTAACAAAG GGATCACAGAGTTTAACAATAACAGAATTTGAGCCAGAAGACTTAGAACCTGAGCTGTATGGAGACAGATACCCAGGCTATAATGGACACATCATAGCAGACAAGCTAATCCAAAACAGAGATGAGCAGAAACAGATTCATctggcagaggagaaaagaattGAAGATCACTGGGGGATCTTAGAGGCTGAAAGGATAAGGCAGATTGTAGAAATGGAAGAACAACGAGAAATGGAAGAACAAAGGTGCCAAGAACTTGAGCAGAtgaagaaagagcaggaaagaaGGCATTGTGAAGATGAGAGGAAGCAGTATGTCCTTGAAGAAGAGACAgcttcagaaacagaagagcaaaCATGCCATAAAGAGGAGAGAAGATTGCTCCAGGATGGAAAGAGACAAGAGCTGGAAAAGCGAAGGGAGAAGGAGTTGGAGGAGCAAC AGAGACAAAatctggaggagcagaggcagtgggAATGGCAGAAGCAACAGAGACAAGAACTGGAGGAGCAGAAACACCAGGAATGGGAGGAGCAACAGAGACAGGAGCTGGATGATCAGAAACGCCAGGAATGGGTAGAACAACAGAGAcaagagctggagaagcagaaacGCCAGGAATGGGTAGAACAACAGAGAcaagagctggagaagcagaaacGCCAGGAATGGGTAGAACAACAGAGAcaagagctggagaagcagaaacGCCAGGAATGGGTAGAACAACAGAGAcaagagctggaggagcagaaacGCCAGGAATGGGTAGAACAACAGAGACAAGAGCTTGAGGAGCAGAAACGCCAGGAATGG GAATGGGTAGAACAACAGAGAcaagagctggagaagcagaagcacCAAGaacaggaggagcagaagagaCGAGAGCTGGAGGTGCAGAGGCACCGGGAATGGGAGGAGCAACAGAGACAAAAGCTGGAGGAACAGAAACACCAGGAATGGGTAgaacaacagagaaaagagctggaggagcagaagcGCCAGGAACAGGAGGAGCAAAGACATCAGTTGGAGGAACAGAAGCATCAGGAATGGGAAGAGCAGAGGCgcaaggagctggaggagagacagagacaaGAGCTGGAAGAGCACAAGAGGCTACAGCAGAAAGAATTAAGGCAACATGAGATTGAAAAACAGTatcaagagaaagaagaaggaaattgGCTGAAGGAACAAAAAGAACTCAAGGaacaaaataaggaagaaaatcagagacaagAGCTAGAAGAGGAACAGCTTCaaggagctgaaataaaaattaagctgGAGAAAGAAGCTGAGAGCCTcaaacaacagaagaaacagGAGGAACAAAAGCcgcatttaaaggaaaaaggagagaagataGAGAATGATCAACCCCACCAAGTAATggataagaaaaataaactggaagagcagagaaaacGCAAGTTCACAAGACAAATGCACATGGAAAGTGCAGATACTGTACTACAAGATGAActgaagcagcaaaaggaacaaaatgaaCAAGAATGGAATAagctggaagagcaggaggTAAACACAGAAGGACAAAACCTTccacaaacccaaccaaaaaaattcttGGAACAGCAACAGGATGAGGATCAGTTGCATTCTGGAGGGGCTGATCAGCATCCGGTAGAGCAGAATCTTCAAGAAGGATCAAAATCCTCAAACCTcaagcagacagaaaaaggaaataaaacagcagaagaagTCCTAGCCCAGAAACTGAAGAGAGAAGTTGAGGCTCAGGAGCAAAAGCGAATAGGAGAAGAACTTAGGTGGCAAGAGGTAGATGAAAGACAGACCACATCCAGACCCTTCACGTTTCAAGTGTCTTCTGGAGATAAACAGATCATATTTCAGAAGGTCAATCTGAGTCCAGTCATGCCTGTCAAAGGAGCAGGACTTTCTTCTCCATCCACCAAAGACTACAGGATGCAGGCTTCCAGCAAGGGCTCACATACACTCCCATCATCTGTGTGTGTACCCCACACAGCTATTTTGGTTACTGGAGCACAGCTGTGTGGCACAGCTGTTAACCTGAACCAAATAAAGGACACAGCTTGTAAGTCATTACTTGGCTTAAcggatgagaaaaaaaccatggATATTCCTTCACCAGAGAAGgcccagaaaaagaaacaggatcccaaacccagcagcagtAGGATGAAATATGCACAAGAGACACTGAACAACCAGGCTGTGCTTGCTGAGTGGGCTTCCATCCGCTCCAGGATCCTGAAGAGCGCAGAAAATGGCAAATACAACGAGAGGGTAAGTGTCTGCAGACACAGTGATGACTGGACACCCCGAGGACGAGGAGGTTCCCATGGCAACTTGAGGAAAACCCTGTCTGCAAACGCAAAGTTTTCTATAACACCAGCATGGCAAAAATTTTCAGAGGCTTCCAAAGCCAATTCAGATGCTGAGAATGTCAGTGCAGCAAAAGGCAGTGAAACGGTGGCTGCAAACAGAATCACTGGCTCATCCACGGATTCAAAGGAGGATGTGGCTCCCACTCTAAAGGATAATGTAGCTGAGAAGGCTAAGGAGAAAATTGAAACCCAGAGTGAAATGGCAGACAACACGGAAGGCTGTAAATATGCAAAAGATCTTCCATCTTTCCTTGTTCCAAGTTTTCCTCATTCTCCAGGCAAAGAATTACCCCAGGCAGAACTTCCCAGTGCTGTGGAAAATCAGCAGAATAACGGCACAAACCCCCCAGATAAACCAGCTccaaatggagaagaaaacGTTTCTCCTTTTGGGATAAAGTTACGAAGGACAAACTACTCCTTACGTTTCCATTATGATCAACAggcagagcaaaggaaaaagaaaagatacagtGCAGGAGATAGTTTTGATGGTGTGCCTGACCCACTAGGTACGGCAGAAGGTGAGAATGAGTCCACTGTTTTTGCTCCACAAGAGAGTACGTCCCCTGGCATGGGGAGGGTGAATGTCCCTGATAACTTAAAAGACTCAAAAGACTCTCCAGTTACTGTGCTGGAGGCTTCACAACCAGTGGGTTCACCAGTGGTCCTACCATCCACTGGTCAGAGTGCTTTACCCCCTGCAATCAAGTCACTGGCCCCACAGAAACCTGCGTTAGCTCCAAAGCCCACCAGCCAGACACCACCATCATCTCCTCTCTCTAAAATCAACAGATCAAACCTAGCTGATGCCCTAGGGCAAAGGTTGGTGAAAGCTGAATCAGATGGTggctggaaaaaagaaggcaCAGCAAACGCAGTGCTCCCCACACCATCCAATGAGTAcaaaaatgaagaggaagaaatcagagaaaagaAGTCATTTTTCCCATCTTTAAGTATTCCatggagagaaaagaatgagaaaaagccTGAGCCTTTGAAGAAAG aGAAACCAGTCCTCCAGAGCAGGCACTCTTTAGATGGCTCTAAATTGATGGAAAAAGTTGAAACTTCACAACCGCTTTGGATTACATTAgcactgcaaaagcaaaaaggatTTCGTGAGCAGCAAGCTacaagggaagagaggagacaAGCCAGAGAGGCAAAGCAAGCAGAGAAGCTGGCTAGAGAAATG GCTGCTGCAAGTAATCAGTCAGACAATAAAAGCAACAATAGCAAAACAAGCACACTGCAGAAATCAACAACtcaggaaggggagaagaaaactgAGACTGCTGTGTCAAGACTAGAAAGAAGGGAGCAGCTAAAGAAATCAAACACCCTTCCAACTTCTGTGACAG TGGAAATTTCAGATTCTGTTCCATCAACTCCACTGGCAAAGGAGGTTGCCAAGAGATTCTCTACGCCTGATGCTAACCCTGTGTCAACAGAACCAGCCTGGCTTGCATTAGccaagaggaaagcaaaagccTGGAGTGACTGTCCACAGATCATAAAGTAA